AGTCTCTCTCTATCACTCAccgtgcttctctctctctctctccctgtctccctccctccttcccaccttttcttttcctatggCCATTCAGAGGTGCGCCAAGGCTATGCAGGATCACTAGGATATGTTCTCTACTACACAGATAACCCTAGCTAAAGATTTCACCTTATTAAACCAATTTTCCCATCATTAATAACAAGACTGTGAAATGTGGAGCTGGAGGAAATCCAGGGTTGTAGAATAGATTGCCTTGCTGGAGTGAGGAACTGGGTTTGGATACCTGAACCCATTCAAAAAGTCAGGCAACTGGGGACATTCGAGTAATGCCAAGAGTGGAAGTCATGGGTAAGTTCTTCCAAATTATGGACCACACAACCTCCCTGAAAGCAAACATCCCTGGAAATGAGGGTCACtctttcaaagagaaaagaaaaagaaagggagggacaCACCCCAAGGAAATTCTGTAACCTCCCCATGATCACTGTGCAtgcacttgacacacaaacacggAGGAAAACACAAACGTTTGAGAAAACATGATATCACATTGTTACCAGAAATATCAGAGTAGTCCCAGGTCTTCAAGCAGAGCTCATAGACATGCCTTCCCCCTACTGGAGGGCTCTTAGTACTGAGGTGTCCTGAAAAGTGGGGAGCACCTCACTTACCAGGCACTGACTTCTTCCTTGACTCTTTTTCAGTGGTGAAAATGGAGACATCCCTGGGATGGACAGCTTCAGGCCAGACACTCTGTCTGCTTCAGAGTCCAGACCTCTGCTCTGCCTGCACCCAGGATGTCCAGAAGAAGAAACCACCTGTCCATGGGGAATGGTCACTAACTGCCCCCATGGACCGTCCTTCAGAAATCCTGCCCTTGCTTCCTGCTCCAATCTTGGAACTGACAGAGAATAACGACTTGGATTTGATGACAGAGGACCTATCAACTCCTCTGGAGGCCTAtgaatgcataaaagaacaccaAGACCCATCACTTTTCCCTTCTGCACATGCCAACATGCAGCAGGCCCTGAACTTCACTGATTCAGGGAGTCTAAGGCAGCAGTTTTCTCCTTTCAATGCCACCTTGGGAAGTGACAGCCCTGGTCAGGATGAGCCTGGGGTGCTTCAGGGTGTGATGGGCTCCAGCATGGACTTTGCAGACATGACTACACTGGTGGCAGATAGTCACCTTCCCGGACCCTTCAACTCCCTCACTGAAATGAACCAATTCCAAGATCCTATAGCTAAGCAATCCAAAGAAGTCAGGAGGGATCAGGCCCAGGAGAGCTGCAGCATCATCAGTGTAGCCGTGAACCAAATGAGAAACAATGGTCAGAAGGCCTCTGAGATGCTTGATGGGTCTCATCAGGCCAGAATCCAGCTCCAGGCCCTGGTGAAGGGCAAAGAGGCTGGGGTCAGTGCTCATTCCAGTGAAGGGGCTATTGACAACATGCCTAAGCACCTGGAGGACAAAGTAGAGAATGCCACACCTAGCAAGCCCATTAGAGCTAGGGCTCAGGGGCAAGACAAGATGAAGAGGGCCAGAGAAATCaactccaagaaaacagaggAGTTTAAGCAGTCAAGGAACAGAgtcaaggcagaagaaaagaCCACCAAGCCAAAGAACCAGAGGAAGAGGAATCCACCCGAGCTCAGCCATGAGAGCTTTAAAAAGCCTCGAACTCACCTCGGCATGCACATGCTAGAATCCGTGCAAGTCTTTCACCcgctgggaaggaagaagagtgaCAAGAAAactggcatctcctcctcctgGGCTCAGCTAAACTACAGCAGCAACAAAGATCCCAGGACAGGCCCAGTCACCACATCACTTCTGGATGTGCCATGTGATGGCCAAGGCCCTGGTAAAACCCCGAGCAATGCTCAGAGACCAGAGAGCAATGCTCACAGGGAGTGTCCATCTCCATCCCAGTATGAGCTGCCCCCACCTGGGAAGGTCAAGTTAGTACCTCTGCCTTTCCCAGCCCTGGACATGCCACAAGCAAGACCTGTTTCTAGAAAGCCTCTCTCCCTGGCTTCATACAGGAGCCCTGCAGTGTACCCTGAGAGGCCTCATTCCCACTCAGCTCAGTCTACCACACTAAAGCCTTCCAAACCAGCTCCTGCCAGCACTTCTTGCATGGTCTCTGACAAGCCAGGTCTTCCTGTTGCTACCAGTGCCACACGAACTAACATAACCAAACCAATCCAGTCTTGCACTGGGCCTCAGCCAGCTGTCTGTAGGCCAGTATCCTACAGGGCATCATCTCACTCTGAACTCGAGAGGCAGCTTGCCTCTGATAACAAGAACAAGGCCCCGTTGCCTCCCAAACCTCAAATCCAATATCTACTGCAAGACTTGAGCCAACAACCAATTCCATGGAGGAAAGTCAACATTCCAGGGCCAGTCATCTCACAGCCCATCACAGaagagcagaggccagagagggaggCCATGAAGAGGCTGGctcaacaggagagagagaatgctgcCAAGTACACCTCTCTGGGAAAACCGCAGCTCTTccttcagaggcagaaggatatgGAAATTTCTAGGTATTTTGGCTATGTCATGTAAGTCCTGGCCTAGACTGCAAAACATAGTACTATTCGACATATGATAGGAAGTGGAATCCCCATGAGCTCAGCCATTATAGCTTTAAAAAGCCTCAAACACACCTCAGCAAGAACATGCTGGAGTCTGTGAAGGTCTGTCCCTCACTGTggatgaagggagagaggaaaactgTCATCTCCTGAACCTTCAACTCTTTGTGCTACTCTGTGCTCTAATAGTATCAGAGTGTGTTACACATTGGCCTCTGAGACATTTGTCATTATCTTTTTCCAGGGTTACATATAGTAAACAAAATGATCTATTTATTaactcacttttattttcttgagacagggaccCTGCCCATATCATAGAATGTCCTAGAACTGACTACATCGAACAGGCATGCATTGATCTCAGAAAGATCTGCCAGccttcccctctgcctccacctccatcttatcctctgcctttccttctgcctcatctactacctcctcttctctgctgcctcaacagtgctgggactaaaggaacGCTCCAAGAAGCCATGTGGAATCCAATTCTTTCTGTACATGTGAATAACTACATTTTTGTGCATGTCTTGATAAGGAGATCATGTGACCTCCAGGGTGCATTTTTTGTACCTACCTAAAATCCCAACAGACTGAACAGCATGTGTTCACAACTGGAACTTATCTCGGATTCATCTTTTCCTGACAATCTACCTTGTTTCGGTGGTAGGCTGTACTTGCTACAATGCCTGTGAAGCGCTGACCTCAGATGACGAGTGCTTTGCTATCCTGGGCATTTTATGCTTTTGTAGTAAGTTATGTTTGAGTTTCTACTTCTAGAAATTAGTGCATCTGAGGAATTGCATTCACCCTCTCCATAGAGTTTCATGTTGTAAACAAATTTCTAAGTGGTATTACTAAATAAGAAATActgagccaaatataggggttgaagccttagagatcagagaaatagagatagccaccaaccttacctctccagcctGCAGCTACCAAAAGTGAGCTATTTTCTCTCTTACCCTGGCCTTTATTGTCTTGCTGTTCTATCCTCTCATTGGATCTTAGCCCTGCTACCTCAATTCCTTGTcagtgcctgtctgtacagacctccagatctccattgttggtactgggattaaagacaccaTACTTGGCTGTTCTGTAGagcatccttgaacacatagtGACCTTCCCTGCCTTGTGATGACATTAAGGGTATGTGCAACGACTGCCTGATtcctatgtttacttaaaaatggctaatctccaggcatgctttatttattaacacacatatgaaatatcaccacaatgcagcacaaataaaatgtcacatttcccattttttgtaataaaaatgaagaataaaaaagttataaaaatataagaaaaaactatATACCGTaattataataactatatatgatatataaaagcaataaatatatcagcAAAGTCTAGTCCATTGCCATTttacaaatttagagaaaatattacattatctACTGTAtgcttggtgagttcaaaatgtacctaattcactttctatctaaATTTGTATTACCAATAGAAAATTGTCCTATGATGTACttaaacttatacactttacacctcttagtgagtttctttttttatttttgaactttcTTGAGTAGGAAACatgtaactacaactatctaatcttcaactccctcagagacctagaaggaaatattacctagtaaaacaggaattGCAAATAAGCTACTTCCAGAaaattgtgagttgacagaatcagccagctgtctggacagtcacctgaggtttctctgcaatgttctCTGCAATGTTTCTTCAACATACAGGCTTAACGTATATGACAGACAAatttgtgaagtaggatataTACAAGGCCTTCAGGTTGACTTCACATTCGGTATGAGTATTCCAtataccagataaacttgaattctaccagtgtcctgtcatgattcaggattttaaattctggaaattgctggtgtttctGGAATTCGACTGCCTATTCTTCTAGGCTTGTGGATGGCTTCATTTCGGCATCCCTTTTTTCTCCACATTCCAtacttcttggcttgtgggtgccttcatctcttttattaaatgccagtctaccactgagaggttagactctatcagcctagttactcttcCAAGAATAACTGCTTCAGATACTGTTCCACTGCATACCAGAAGACATCAGTccattgcctgttcagctgccttcttaGAAaggggcacagtaccttttcttGATTGCAAAGGCCATTTAGCGATGGTGCCATATAGTCTTGGCCTCAGAGGATGcatgttgctaaagccacaaccacacttgttttggcactTTGCTTTGTGTCTCCTTTGTCCATTTTGGGTagcagcatactgtcagcatttCATGCAAGGGCacaacttttgccacagtgaatgttaactccatatgcagtttcttcaatgcccatgtcTTCTCTGAAggagattggtgctgccaggagccataatcataatcataaataaagaaaaacttctaagttattaaaatatttaaatgtcattttctgtagatctctgaaggatcTGAAggtgacctgtctatctaaaatatatctctgccgAACCTAATTAATTAGCTGAAAActcctaatatgactacaagttcaactgtaatgactaactactaattcTCATTTCTCCATAGcctaatagttgataataataactttcaaggattagcaaattgtttTGTGAACTGTAcaggtacaatatcctgaacaagattagaaatatacatagcattttctaacaatatatataatttacaatatataaaaatacaatccaATGTaatgtatttaaaactagtagttgtattttaaaagtagattcaataatctatcttttactatatcatatctatatcctctctctttttcagaGTGCATTTAATACTCGACCTTtgattctatcatttctatactattttcttcagagtagattcaataatctaccttttatctagATCATCTTGTTTTCCAAATAAGaatcttaaatctaatctcctttgtttaaccCTTTACTGACCATTAACTAcagcaacttgtaaccaaccctcctaaacaatgacaactatcccaaacccaaaacccattgaaaaaccaaacaccaccctccccaccccacctctcagaAATGTAGGTTTTGTgctcttaaaattgcttcctgtggTTTGTGGGTGATAGCAACCTTAggagattctgaaaagaaaatttttgggttaattgtcaagttccgGGAGAGGcggctatatcatttgttgtccagtctcagcaTAATGCCAGCGAGCAGGGCTTACTCAAGTCCCTGTTCAAGTAGACTGTGAAAATGGATCATCTCAACTAGCCATctggaaattgtcctgagcagtttgtagtccaaagctgatctttgggtcatggttgtcagcttagtggtattattatcgTCCATGTGGAATCACCATGATGGAATCTGATCATCTTTACGGAGATTTCAAATTCGAggttaggcctggtcatgattccctgcagaaaaacaatagaaactccaacacaaaaacatgtataggttGCTAAAttaagcctttttttctagaattagttagtactctgtaTGACCAATAATATTGTGACAAAagttgtatacatatataaatcttatgaattttcatataaaattcataacttaagaaaagtttaaattaCTGGCCACAAAATAGTTCCTTAAtttgttggttttcttctgtcctatatcagaagatggctctttcctCTGACATGATGCagagattttccattttccttttaacaacatactTGGTTTAGAGAAGGtaagagccattctccaactccaaagccagctttgttTATTGAActaggactacaaaaagaccatttgtgttagttgtctgtagagaagagcagataTAAACATTTAGGAAGAATTAAGAAATTTTACATGTGATATACCAATGGGCCAAactactctttttcttgggacttttttttctagatgatttgtcctttttcttcagatgtctcatttgtccagtgttcttcagatcccttgaccttcattctcctgaaagacagaaacaaaaaacgCTTCCCCAAGCCTAACCCTggagaggttcccttttggcaagttatatttgatgatattaagggatattaatgatcagtgattgttcattcctgttattatttttaattttttggtggttgtgtgtgtgtacttctcttctttggggtttactgctgtggtgttatatattgcctgtgttttcatgggtatatctgacttccttaggttggaatttcccttctagtgctttctgtagggctgggtttttggataagtattgttgaaatgtggttttgtcttggaaggtcttgttcattccatctatgatgattgaaagttttgctgggtatattagtctaggctgttatccatggtctcttagtgtctgcattatatctgtccaggtcgttctggctttcaaagtctccatttagaaattgggtgttattgtgatgtgtttgcctttataagtcacttggcctttttcctttgctgcccttaatattctttctttattctgtacgtttagttgtttaattattatggggcagagggacttt
The DNA window shown above is from Onychomys torridus unplaced genomic scaffold, mOncTor1.1, whole genome shotgun sequence and carries:
- the CUNH2orf78 gene encoding uncharacterized protein C2orf78 homolog, with product MAESFQSTPFFWTECALQNSGPVMRRVMPLAGSVGNFSRVSTPALSSEWLLTSDSSTCCQQLMDSAYPYLPAGTTMVTALTDQDHNFGSALSYPGVLQWDPMGSTDRREAAVQDFTVTITDQNTTFSSLSMTAPRDNTLDPNAFVLSFPTLSASLLQATPPQVPNHGYRLAPSYQEGIQVNYNDLNSLGSLMPGELRQCLPACDTVSYPGSLASALQQGMVMMPKKIQPTNIQTTFSTSAISYPTPAHDMPDSSLQVVKMETSLGWTASGQTLCLLQSPDLCSACTQDVQKKKPPVHGEWSLTAPMDRPSEILPLLPAPILELTENNDLDLMTEDLSTPLEAYECIKEHQDPSLFPSAHANMQQALNFTDSGSLRQQFSPFNATLGSDSPGQDEPGVLQGVMGSSMDFADMTTLVADSHLPGPFNSLTEMNQFQDPIAKQSKEVRRDQAQESCSIISVAVNQMRNNGQKASEMLDGSHQARIQLQALVKGKEAGVSAHSSEGAIDNMPKHLEDKVENATPSKPIRARAQGQDKMKRAREINSKKTEEFKQSRNRVKAEEKTTKPKNQRKRNPPELSHESFKKPRTHLGMHMLESVQVFHPLGRKKSDKKTGISSSWAQLNYSSNKDPRTGPVTTSLLDVPCDGQGPGKTPSNAQRPESNAHRECPSPSQYELPPPGKVKLVPLPFPALDMPQARPVSRKPLSLASYRSPAVYPERPHSHSAQSTTLKPSKPAPASTSCMVSDKPGLPVATSATRTNITKPIQSCTGPQPAVCRPVSYRASSHSELERQLASDNKNKAPLPPKPQIQYLLQDLSQQPIPWRKVNIPGPVISQPITEEQRPEREAMKRLAQQERENAAKYTSLGKPQLFLQRQKDMEISRYFGYVM